A stretch of Acropora muricata isolate sample 2 chromosome 7, ASM3666990v1, whole genome shotgun sequence DNA encodes these proteins:
- the LOC136923788 gene encoding brevican core protein-like isoform X2 — MEMFEFLVNFKRLLLLILLSLAHADKETSADETTVAVSRKGITQKFEFVNFKQDKFSFLNITALAKRVVKDSLSCVFSCLDNLACFSFNLAAFPDEAGKFVCEILSSDKYNNSENFLPSKALHHFGIVSPCSKLPCKNSGKCVTLYETNSYVCVCNNGFTGKHCEVDTCPAGFLIHGKSCYYVANTSSASTWNKSRIFCQNLGADLAVIKSEEENKFVSDLLRNTSGQNGWIGLHRKADKKLYWLDNRPIEKNFQKWKMGEPKNIGGKEDCGLLIGRNSRSKGQWADRECSDTDFVAICQWPI; from the exons ATGGAAATGTTTGAGTTCCTTGTCAACTTTAAACGACTTCTTCTcttgattttgctttcacttgcaCATGCTGACAAAG AGACTTCAGCGGACGAAACCACCGTGGCTGTTAGTCGTAAAGGAATAAcccaaaaatttgaatttgttaatttcaaaCAAGACAAATTCTCCTTCTTGAACATCACTGCTCTTGCTAAACGTGTCGTCAAAGACAGTTTGTCATGCGTGTTTTCCTGTTTGGACAACCTGGCGTGTTTCTCTTTCAACCTTGCTGCTTTTCCAGATGAAGCTGGAAAATTTGTCTGTGAAATCCTTTCATCGGACAAATACAACAACTCAGAGAACTTTCTTCCAAGCAAGGCTTTGCATCATTTCGGCATTGTG TCGCCATGTAGCAAGTTGCCTTGTAAGAACAGTGGAAAGTGCGTCACTCTGTACGAAACAAACAGCTACGTTTGCGTCTGTAATAACGGATTCACAGGAAAACACTGCGAAGTGG ATACTTGTCCAGCAGGCTTCTTGATACACGGGAAATCCTGCTACTACGTTGCTAATACATCTTCTGCCTCAACATGGAACAAATCACGGatattttgccaaaatttgggAGCAGACCTTGCCGTGATTAAATCAGAGgaggaaaacaaatttgtttcCGACTTGCTAAGAAATACTAGCGGCCAAAATGGATGGATTGGGTTACATCGGAAAGCTGATAAAAAACTTTATTGGCTTGATAACCGCCCTATAGAGAAAAATTTTCAGAAGTGGAAAATGGGTGAACCAAAGAACATTGGTGGCAAGGAAGATTGTGGGCTTCTTATAGGAAGGAACTCTAGATCTAAAGGACAATGGGCTGACCGAGAATGCTCTGATACAGACTTCGTTGCTATCTGTCAGTGGCCAATTTAG
- the LOC136923788 gene encoding brevican core protein-like isoform X1, which translates to MEMFEFLVNFKRLLLLILLSLAHADKETSADETTVAVSRKGITQKFEFVNFKQDKFSFLNITALAKRVVKDSLSCVFSCLDNLACFSFNLAAFPDEAGKFVCEILSSDKYNNSENFLPSKALHHFGIVSPCSKLPCKNSGKCVTLYETNSYVCVCNNGFTGKHCEVADTCPAGFLIHGKSCYYVANTSSASTWNKSRIFCQNLGADLAVIKSEEENKFVSDLLRNTSGQNGWIGLHRKADKKLYWLDNRPIEKNFQKWKMGEPKNIGGKEDCGLLIGRNSRSKGQWADRECSDTDFVAICQWPI; encoded by the exons ATGGAAATGTTTGAGTTCCTTGTCAACTTTAAACGACTTCTTCTcttgattttgctttcacttgcaCATGCTGACAAAG AGACTTCAGCGGACGAAACCACCGTGGCTGTTAGTCGTAAAGGAATAAcccaaaaatttgaatttgttaatttcaaaCAAGACAAATTCTCCTTCTTGAACATCACTGCTCTTGCTAAACGTGTCGTCAAAGACAGTTTGTCATGCGTGTTTTCCTGTTTGGACAACCTGGCGTGTTTCTCTTTCAACCTTGCTGCTTTTCCAGATGAAGCTGGAAAATTTGTCTGTGAAATCCTTTCATCGGACAAATACAACAACTCAGAGAACTTTCTTCCAAGCAAGGCTTTGCATCATTTCGGCATTGTG TCGCCATGTAGCAAGTTGCCTTGTAAGAACAGTGGAAAGTGCGTCACTCTGTACGAAACAAACAGCTACGTTTGCGTCTGTAATAACGGATTCACAGGAAAACACTGCGAAGTGG CAGATACTTGTCCAGCAGGCTTCTTGATACACGGGAAATCCTGCTACTACGTTGCTAATACATCTTCTGCCTCAACATGGAACAAATCACGGatattttgccaaaatttgggAGCAGACCTTGCCGTGATTAAATCAGAGgaggaaaacaaatttgtttcCGACTTGCTAAGAAATACTAGCGGCCAAAATGGATGGATTGGGTTACATCGGAAAGCTGATAAAAAACTTTATTGGCTTGATAACCGCCCTATAGAGAAAAATTTTCAGAAGTGGAAAATGGGTGAACCAAAGAACATTGGTGGCAAGGAAGATTGTGGGCTTCTTATAGGAAGGAACTCTAGATCTAAAGGACAATGGGCTGACCGAGAATGCTCTGATACAGACTTCGTTGCTATCTGTCAGTGGCCAATTTAG